The genome window caaaacgtTTTCGTGTTATGATTCAATGGgctgaaaaaaaattggttCGAATTGAAGCTACAGCATGCACTGCTATTTATGATCCTTATTTAACAATTTTGAAATGTACATATAGTTCTAAATTCTGTGtggttatataaaaaaaccttttattgTACAATGGAATGCATACTCTACATATGCATTTATTCCAGAGATTAGTCAAAGTTAGAGGGGACTGAtgagtatttacagtattacGTATCATCTGACTTGATCAAATACATAATGCAGAAGTGCTTATTTTAATGTGATGTTTCTAATGAGGTTTAGCATGATTCAAGAACAGCAGGATTGTTGTTGctactttatactttatatttcccAAGCTTGATCATTTGATACTGAATCACTGAACATACAGTAACCTGAACCTACAGAAAACTAAACATGAAAATCATTGTAGTTTAGTTCCTATTGAAACTTTAAATGTGATGACAGTGAACAACAGAATAATAAAACGGTTGATTTAGCATAGCCTGTGtgcacaaaggaaaaaaatatatatataatccccgTTGATTTTGAAAAAGGGCAGAAATGATTGTAAGCAGAGATCAGACTTTACAGCTTGGGACCCCGACTAGAGTGGACTCTACAGCTTGGATTTCTGGACTTGATTCAGTATGGACAGCTTGGGCCTCAAGACTTAAGCCGCTAGACTCAAGCCTAGGAAtctaaactactgtatattaggcCAGTGGGGACTTAGACATGACTCTCTGGTCTCAGCAAAAACTCTATGGCTTGAGAGCCTGGTCTTATTTCAGACTTTATGCTTTTGGCCTTTAGATTCAACTGAAATGCTATTGCTTGAGACTCTGGACTCTACTTCTTGGAATTCTGGATTTGACTCAGACTTTTACTCTACAGCTTGCGACTCTAGACTCAAAATGGCTCCACCAATTAGAGCTCTTGGTTCTCAACACAGCCTCTGTGGCTTTACTCAGTTCACAATCTATGGCTTACGACACTGAATTCAACTGAAACTTTACTGTTTGGGACTCGACCCAGACTTTAAATCTTTGTCCTTTGAACTTGACTCAGACTTTTACAGACAATGGTCTCAACATGTTCCATTTAATTTGATACTCTGGATTCAGATTCACTGGGTTGGGACTCTAGACTTAAATTGACTCTTCGGTTTGGGACTATCTGCCCTTGACACAGACTATTAGCCTTGGGTCTTTGGACTTGACTCTACAGCTTGACACTCTGTACTCAACTTGTATTTTACACTTTGCAACACTGGACTTCTGAGAACATGGAAGTGCACATGTGACATTGGTTTTATGCAGTTTTCAGTCATTAGTAATAAGTTCATAAAAATAGGCTTCTGCCAGAAATATCTATGAACCATTTTATGTTTTGGATATCacaatgaattttaaatgcaatcGAGCAATCATAATCAATATGTagttattttgatttatattcTGACGAACTCAAGTGGCATCCAGTACAACCAGGAAGCCAAAAATGCCTAGAACTGATCAGAAACAAGTGCAAGGTAGTTGTAAACAGGGTAACACAGAAGAAGACACATTGCACAGATGTTACAACATCATCATGGTTAAACAAGGTACTCATGTGTTTACTATTGCAGGGAGTCAATTATCTTGTGGAAAATAACCTGCTAGAATGGAAGGCCCAGAGTATTGCAGAGTTCCTCTATAAAGAGGACGGCCTCAATAAGACTGCTATAGGAGACTTCCTAGGAGAAAGGTAATGCATCAacgtttttattaaatacaataatcaatttGAATTTCCCCAAAGTCTTTGTAAATACTGCACTTACTCTTTTCATAAACTTTATTCACATGTTATTTacacaaatcattttaaaataaatttatatcaaCAAATCTCAAAACACAACAATAATACAATCTtacttttattacttattaGCTGCATCATAGTGTTTTGTGCATAATAGTTTCATTTTTGATATGTACAATATACTGATCTGTTTATTCTCCACAGAGAGGAGATGCACCTTCAGATCCTGAAAGCTTTTGTGGAACTTCATGAGTTTTCTGACCTTAACCTTGTACAGGCACTGAGGTCAGGATCCCAattataatcatttaaacatgTTCTTTAAATACGTTTCATAATGAGAAAGAATGTTATCTTTGGCAAATTGTTGTGGTTATAGGGAAAGAATATGACCGGGATGTTATTATAGACAAATATTCAGCCACGAGGGTGTGATGTAGCAGAGTTACTGTTAACACAGAAACAGATTCTTTCCCAGCAGGTTAACAGCACATCCCGAAgtggttccttttttttttttttagcaatgtgccaacattttactatttaatttttGACAATGGTAATGTACTGATATACTGCggtgtaaatgtataaatacttATATAAAATTGTTCTGTATTTCAGGCAGTTTCTGTGGAGTTTCCGGCTTCCTGGCGAGGCACAAAAAATTGACCGCATGATGGAGGCCTTTGCCACTCGCTATTGTGAATGTAATCCAGATGTGTTTCAGTCCACTGGTGAGCAAAAGAAACCCAAATAAATTTAAGGCAATATCAGTGCCATTAAAAGCTTTCAACTATTCCATCAAGTGTTTCCTTTTAGCCTTTGTAAATCTGAAAGTTGAGGCATGTCAACAAGTCCACTTGATATGACTCAACCTCCAGATAACCTCAATTGGATGACTGAGAATATTCAGACATATAGGCTTTGTATAGAAAACCAATGTATAATCTATTATGTTTATGTAATCTATTCTCAGACACCTGTTATATCCTCTCATTCGCCATCATCATGCTGAACACCAGTCTCCACAACCCTAACGTGAAAGACAAGACCACACTGGAGCGCTTCATCAGTATGAACCGAGGCATTAACAATGGAGAAGACCTACCCAATGAACTTCTCACGGTCAGACTCAGCGTCATTCAGGCCTGACAAGGCCACATACGGCATACATCTCAAAGAAATAAGGAAATGAAAACAGTTTAAAGAGGAAACAGTGTGGGTGACAAATAACAATAGATGCAGCGGTGCTTATTAAAAATACTGCTTAACGAACTGAATCCTGAACTTGGATTGCTGTCTGTGAGGAGTTTCTCATGTTCTTCTTCATGTCTGCAATGGTTTCCTACACCAGGCTGCCACATGTCACTCATACTgacaaaatactgtacaatactaGCCTTCGTTTTAACACCAgccatattttttatacatacagttCTTAATCTTAATCCTTCAGGTTAACTATCAGAATGATTCTTTGGCGTCAGGAAGTTTCTTCACAGGCTCAAATGTCCCTCTTTCTGTTACCTCTCCCCATAGAAACTATATGACAGCATACGGAACGAGCCATTTAAAATCCCGGAGGATGATGGAAACGATCTGACACACACTTTTTTCAACCCTGATCGAGAAGGATGGCTTCTCAAACTGGGTGATTACATTTGGGTTCCGTTTTACTTGCTATAGTTTTGTACGGCTAAAAGAATTATGAGTGTATTATGATCATATTATGCTTtggtataaaaggaaaaaacactAAGCTTTTAAGTATAcattacagtatagtatagtaattAACAGACTGTGATGTATGGCTGTGCAGGAGGAAGAGTGAAGACATGGAAGAGAAGATGGTTTATCTTGACTGATAACTGCCTCTACTACTTCGAATACACCGCCGTGAGTAAATTTTCATATGAATCATGTCTGGTAACCTCATGATCATCTTAATGTTCATTTAATCTAGAAAATGTTTGGGTTGTAGGACAAAGAACCGAGGGGGATCATTCCTTTAGAAAACCTCTGTGTCAGAGAAGTCAACTATTCCCGCAAACCGGTAAGCTAACAGGCAATTTGTAAGtacaaataatacagtatatgatacaGACCTATTTGCAATCAATCAGTTGTCCTTTTGGATGCCTGAAGAATGTAAAATTAGGAATATAGTTATGCTTCTGCTTTGTGGAGGAACCTTAGTTATTGCATAACTGTGTTtcatctgtttgtgtgtgtctctatgTGTCTCTGGGGAAAGTACATCATTTACGTTTACTCTTTTGAGATCTGTGACCAATTGTGTATGTGTCAGAGTTTTGTATGCAAGTCTTCTGTGATTGCaccacaggaaaagaaaaacactcacaAACTGTAACATTACAGTCTGGACCTGATTGATGTGGGCCTACTGTATGTGACTttatagtatactgtaggtgttaaaTAAAGTATAAGCGGAATATGATGTTGTAGGAAAACGATGAATAACTATGTTGCGTGGTATGGTCTGTGGTCAAGACGAGTTACAGCTACCCTCCATGACATGGACCAGGTTCACCTGAATTGGACACTTGAATATTTTAATTCAGATTCATTTTCTAGCTGAGAGAAATTATTCAGTTATTGTAGCCTATTAGCTTCAGGGCTTGGCGTGTTGTTGGCATTGAGACGCTTAAGACAgtatatgccatgtattatagttgtccacatgcacaaaacaagtaatttcactaattagttctcTCGTATCTGTTtaaagagttgtgctaattagaatAAGCTGGTTTAGTTAATTGAAGAAGCAATAATTGTTGGGACTTTTTCTTTCTGAAGTCCACCTACACACAAAAATGTCTAAATCAAGGGAATTCCCAAGTGACTGGCGAACTTTTGTGGTGAAGTTTTGTACATCTTCAGGAAACAATAAAGCAGCTATAGATTATgaaagtgacaccagagtattGCAGACATCTTGTTGACTCTAAGCCCAGCCAGACCCCACAGGTTATGAAGAATAAATTACTTAATATTAACACtgtataaaataacaaattattctcGTTATCTTAATTGtccttattaattttttttaagaatgtcattgaatttcacttttgtttcaATGCTTTTGGCCACCGCTGTAGACAAGCATTAGCAAGGCATTACCTACATTAGTATATACATGTGGAACTGCAACTCAGTTGGTGGTGGTTTTCGTTCTGTACTAATCTCTCGAAATtctagagactgttgtgtgttAAGCTAGTAATACGACTACTCAAACCAGCGCACATTGTCTAAAAGTCTCAACCTGCATTTGCATGACTGCACATATTGAGTTTCTGCCACAtgattaactgtttaaatagtTACACAGTTGAATGTATTTGTacgtatttattttcatttagtaAAAACTTAGTAACTGTCTAaccatatatatgtatgtgcatGCATTTGCAGTACTGCCTGGAGCTGTATAACCCTAACAGTAAAGGACATAAAATTAAAGCATGCAAGACAGATACAGACGGCAGGGTGGTGGAGGGGAAACATCAGAGCTACATGATCTGTGCTTCTACAGCAGAGGAGAGAGATGACTGGATTGAAGCTATCAGGTAGCATACCACCTCGATTCAGTTTTATAGCGccgctatttatttatttatttattttttttacaatgggCTAAGTTTATAATatttccaagaaaaaaaaaaaaaaactctttaaatgtatttatggcTGCAGAAGTATATGTGGTGTGATACGTTTCTTAGAATATCTTTGAATGCCTGATTTGTTGGTGATTATAATGTACTTTAACTTATATGTAGCATTCTTTTGGTAACTTACAATACCTGAGAAAGATATTGATATCCTTTTACCTTTTACTTTTAGCTAgctttgtacagtaaatgctagCTAGCTTACTAGCTTTGTTTACCTGCTAGTTTATTCTTAGCATATGCAGTAGTTGCCTAAAAGATATTtagaaacttttatttattagaaaaaaagttATCAGTCATCAAATGTTAATACAAAAGCTAATTTATTCCTTCATTGACACTTTTCAGTCATGAAATGGCACCTTCTGGAAGCCTTCATTTAAATGTGGCATCATAACATAGTGATTGCTAAGGAGTTTTTCGCTGAACGCAGGAAACATACCAACACATTTCCTTTATAAAAACAAAGGAGAATATTGATATTTATGATGCTTTTAGCTAGCTGCCATGTGTTGCTAGTCTTGAATATCAGCTTGCTTATTTGCAATAAAAGTTACAGAGAGTACAAAAAATCTTgcgaaaaaatgaataaatatagttattctGTGTACAATATGTATgaaaattttgctttttaaacttGCAAGATCTTTTTATAGGAATTTATCAAAAAGCCTGAGGAAAATATTGATATTCCTAAAGCTATTAGCTAGCTGGCATCTACTGCTAGCCTTGGGGATTAGCTAACTTATTCTGACTATAAGTACAGAACAATTTGGAACAacctataaatataatttgtgtcTTTTTTGGCAAATATATTAGAGTTCACAAGTCTgagcttaaaaaattaattaataattaaagttttattttatcagctatcaaaggcaaataaaaataaaaatcactcaTGGGTTGATGCCACAGTACTTGTTATGGAAATGGGGATGGTGACAGAATTAGCTTAATTTAAATGGTTTTCTCTAGTGGTTTGTATGACCTCAGTATGTGTGACAGTGCTGACATTTCCCAGTAGACTTATGAATGCATGGTGTCATTATAGTCGTACGTAGTCCTTGGTAGCATAACATGTCATAGCATATCCGCCTATCTAAAAAAGTAACAGTAGAGAAACTCTTAGTCTTATCCGCTATGTTCTTGCTGAAGTTTTCTGTTGTTTCAACCGACACATTTTATGTCAAACCGTCATATCCTGTGTCACCACACCCTGCCTGGCCTTGAGTTGGgtggcaacatttttccagcaCAACTGAGGAAGATATTGATGCTTCTTATGTTTTAAGTTAGCTACATGCTaggttaagcttttttttttaaacatttaagttgTTTGAGGTGTCACATAATGTTAAGGTTTCTCAATATGTCTAGACAATTGTGATTATGTTGGCAATATTTCAGTAAATTCCCAGCACATCCTCTGTGGAAAAAAATGGCTGTTGTTGATATTTTTAGCTAGGTACATGGTAGCTTCCTACTTTGCTAGCTTTGGTTGAATAGTTAATTAACGTTTAAATTCTACACCCCTATTATTGTCTCTATACCTGGGTACAGTATTTAGTCGAGCTCAAGTACTATTTTATTAGTTATCGAAAGCTAAAGTACAAATTTAATGCTTGGCTAATacgtattatataaaaatacatgacACTTTTTGGAAGCTACCTTAGAGATATAGATATAGGGACCCCTGAGACATAGAATTATTAGCCTTTTAGCTTTAGCCTAAAACTACAGTTGGCTTAAGCTGACGTGTTAAAAATTGTTTGGTCAGTTTGTTGGCTTTAACAAGTGAAGTACTGACACACTGAGCTGAATATTTCCTGTTACCAACCCACAGAGCGAGCATCACGAAGGATCCGTTTTATGACTTGGTCtcagtgagaaagaaaaaagtcatCCAGCAAGTGGCACAGGAATGACAACAGTAGAACAGCATGGGATATGGCATGAGAGCGGATGGACACTGCAGTCTGCATGGAGCAGCAACAGAATGACTAAAAGTTTACTTATTACTCACGTCGCTGTGTATAGCCAAACAGGAAATTAAGAGaagcagtctttttttttctactgtttCTGTGGAACAAACAcaacaagtctttttttttaagacttccATTCTGTGTCTGTTGATTAAAGCGTCTTGGGAAACAGTTATGAAATATAAGTATTATTAATGCACATATATGTGTTTGGTCTATTCGACCTGAATGGCGTCTTAGAAGTGTTTGAAACAATAGCCAAAGCGAACATTTTGAAgtcagtgtttttgtttggAATAGAACATCAGTATGGAGGCTCACATGACTCTGACTCGAGCTTGTGCTTCTGTCTGTGAAGAGTTTCACATCTTCTCCCTGTGTCAGTAtggttttcctctgggttctccagtttcctcccacttcCCAAAAAAAATGCCAGACATTGACTGGTGACTCTAAATCGACCCATGGTGTGAACCAGTTACCTGTGGTGTGTTGCCACCTCATGCAAAGTTATGACAAGTTTCTGTCTGGATTCACCACGACTGACCAAAATAAACCAATTACCTATGAAGAATTAATGAAGGTCAATGAACTCAATGCCAGACTACTACAGGAAAGCGTATGCAGTGGCAAAACACATAAACAAACCGAAACACTCAACAGCAAATTCAAAAAACGCAAATGTGAGAACACAAAACCATTAATTCAAAACAGAAAATGTAAGTGCTTATTGAACATCACTTCCTTGTTTCTGATTGGTTACTGATACTGAGCCTGAGGTGTTCAATGAGGACCCACTCTTTCTGTTCCGAGTTAATGCTGTTAGGTTTTTACATTTGCTGTTGTGCGTGCATGGTTTTActtttgcttttgtgtttttttattttgaagttgtgctttttgcttttgttgttgggtttttaatttgtgtgttttcaTTTCTGGGAAATGAAGCCTTCTTAGTGAACCTGTAAGTGTACAAAGGTAATCTGATTACTTTGTTAAAAACTCTAGCACTTTACACTGGCTCATTCAGTGGCTCCATTTTTGCAAATTGCCTCACCGGTCAGTTGTTGTGGGTTAAAACCTTAAATTAACTGTAAATATGCATGATGTCATCGATTTTATTCACACTTGGAATAGGCTTCTAACACACAAAGGTGAACAAATTATATGTTAGACCCGGACTCAGGGTTTAGTTAAGTtaaagtggcttagtggttagcactgtcgccttgcatcaccagggttgagggtttgattcctgcttggggtttgtgtttgcattttttccccatgcttggtgggtttcctccaggtccaaagactggaagaaaaaaagcagattaggctaattggtgttcccaaactgcctgtcatgtgtgaatgagcatgtgagtgtgatagactccaggctccctcgaccctgtatacaggataaagtggtatagacgataagtgagtgagaaatACTCTTTATTATTAAGAGGACAACTTattagtaaaaaacaaaaacaaaaacaaaaaaaacgttaGGTGAATCTCATCAATAAATAACATAACGAAAGGAAAGTATTTCATTGCAATTACCAACATTGCAATGACACAGAAAATAGCGAATTGTCCACATATGGGACATTGACTAGACATTAACTATTGAATAATCTGTCATCTCAATGTAGCTATGTCTGCATACAGTAAGTCTATCATTGATTCTTTTTTACCTCTACAGTTACACCCAACAACCTcctttatttcacatttatttatgtataaattaatattttccttttttgttacTGCAACTAATTATCCAATCTACAAACCGAGCTAACTTAGCTATTTAGTTAATACTAGCTAGGCCTAGTTTAAGCATTATTATGATTTAtgcaaacatgttttaaaaaataaaaaataaaaaataatggaagctGCCTTATAGTATTACATACTTGCCTAAACTTGTAGTGTGCAGGGtctaaaaacaatataatgctgtgtttattttttttgttgtataaatagattatatatttattcatgtacaccatttgcattgtgtgtgtgtgtgtatattacacctgaataaaaatcattatttatccgtaaacaaaatatatagtaaataaatgtaaacaggcCTGATTTGCCTAATctgtatattttctatttttctgtacagtatttgtgaATATGAGATCAGGGTATTATAGAGAATCACgtgataattattaataaaaaaatctttgttttatttcattgatTTAGTGTCTGTTTctgctttttaaaacttttcttaAAATGCAGTAAAGTGAAGCTGAAAACATGTCTCTTTGCTTTACAGCATGATTTAATCTGACACTTGCATCTTGCAGAAAGAGGAAGTGTCACCTGAGTTCCTTttcccttcctttctctctatctatctctttttctttctttttttctgtctgcctttctctttttcttataTTAGTTTATAATGGTCCTCAAAAAGAAGTGTGTCATATAAACTCAGTGCATGCAGACCCACTTCCTaccccccacccacccacccacacacacacacacacacacacacgcacacacacacacattaagctTGTTCTCatgcaagttttatttttatccatgaTACACTTCTCTGTAGCCACAACCAATTGGTTTGTTTTAGTATTTCTGCAAGGAGTCTGCTTTAGTTGTGATAAGCAATACAGTACCTCCAAGTGCAtgaatattataaaacatttgccCAAACAGACCTTTTGTCTTGTAGAAAAGTATCATTTGTCCTTCGGACATGCCTTGCATTTATGTCTGAAATGCAGTTTCAATAGAAGCAAAAATGATGTACACTTTGAGAGTAACACAAATATGGTGATGGTGATCACCCTGTAATACTGACTAAGTTAAAATAACCTGGACAGATTGATATTCTACAAAAGGTACAGAGATTAAACTATTGAGGATTGGGGTAAAGTCATTTTCTGAttgttttttgccatttgtaaAAAAGCTTGTCCGGAGaggaaaaggtgagcgctatcAAAATCCGGAGACAATTTATGTGTACAGTTGAAAATATATCTCAGTCTACCATAGTAATATTtgacattacagtatattatattacagtatattatattacaggTCAGTATTATAGATCCAGTGTCTCGAGCTTGCGTTTTCCTGTCTGTACAGAGTTTCACATCTTCTCCTTGTGGCAGCATggctttcctctgggttctccagtttcctcccacttcCCAAAACACAGGCTATTCAATGACCAGTGACTGTAAATCAACCCACAGTGTGGACCAGTTATCTGTGGGGCATTCCCACCTTGGGCAAGGTTATTGCAGGATTGGTTTTACATTCATTATTACTCCGACACGAATGCATCAGTTACAGTTGATGAATTAATGAAGACCAGTGAATTTAATGGTTAAAATAGACTAAGTCGGACTATTTCATGGTACTGTTTCATGGTGGCACTGAAGTACAAAACATATAAACAAGTTAATTCTTATTTAGCTGTTTTTGCTTATGTTGGTGTGTTTTGATGTTTGCTGCCGTGTTTTGGAATTTACTCTCGCGTTTTTGCTTTGGCTGGTGTGCTTTtcaatttgtttgtgttttacacTTTAGGGTC of Clarias gariepinus isolate MV-2021 ecotype Netherlands chromosome 6, CGAR_prim_01v2, whole genome shotgun sequence contains these proteins:
- the cyth4b gene encoding cytohesin 4b translates to MESCQLMCPDFLPEERLEIENLKMHKQELLDDIQKLKWEIENVMADIQDFESAEENKVLNRGKQISSGKKKFNMDPKKGVNYLVENNLLEWKAQSIAEFLYKEDGLNKTAIGDFLGEREEMHLQILKAFVELHEFSDLNLVQALRQFLWSFRLPGEAQKIDRMMEAFATRYCECNPDVFQSTDTCYILSFAIIMLNTSLHNPNVKDKTTLERFISMNRGINNGEDLPNELLTKLYDSIRNEPFKIPEDDGNDLTHTFFNPDREGWLLKLGGRVKTWKRRWFILTDNCLYYFEYTADKEPRGIIPLENLCVREVNYSRKPYCLELYNPNSKGHKIKACKTDTDGRVVEGKHQSYMICASTAEERDDWIEAIRASITKDPFYDLVSVRKKKVIQQVAQE